From the genome of Bacilli bacterium, one region includes:
- the gerQ gene encoding spore coat protein GerQ, with protein sequence PTPPGHLPIEESYIENILRLNLGKIATIYMTFENNTQWNAKVFKGKLEAAGRDHIIISDPQTGVRTLLLMVNLDYITFEGELNYTYPFAGR encoded by the coding sequence CCTACGCCGCCCGGACATTTGCCGATTGAAGAATCCTACATCGAAAACATTTTGCGTTTGAATCTCGGCAAAATTGCCACCATTTACATGACGTTTGAAAACAATACGCAATGGAACGCCAAAGTGTTCAAAGGCAAACTGGAAGCCGCCGGACGCGACCATATCATCATCAGCGATCCGCAAACCGGGGTACGCACGCTGCTGTTAATGGTAAATCTCGACTACATCACATTTGAAGGGGAATTAAATTACACATACCCGTTTGCCGGAAGATAA